The DNA segment GGCTGAGCCTTTGCGAACATTTGCCCTGCGCTTGTTTGGTGTACGCTTTCTGGCGCCCCGGTCAAATGTCAATTCCGGCGCCAACACCGTCTAGACGGCATGCAGTTCGCATGATGCGGTGGTCGGCGCCCTGGTGGTTGACGACGGACCGGCCACAGCGACAGCACCGAGCACGACCAGCGGCACCGACGACAGCGCACGACAGTGCGCGAAGACGACAACGACAACACAGGCCGGCGGACCAGGTGAAACCCACCGGAGTACGACCGGCACGACAGTGCGGGACCCGTGTGAACAGGCACGAACCGGCATGAGCAGGCACAAGCGTGGCATCGGCGAGCACGAGCGGACTCGGACGGACATGGGGACATGGGTACGGACACGGCCTCGGCCGGTGCACGCCGCACCGTTCGTCACCGGCGCCAAGAGCGGCACGGTCGGCAGCGGTAGAAGCGGTGGCGAGGACCGGGCTCATCCGCGATGCCTGCCCGGCCGTGCTCCTCGCGGCGTGCTGATCGGAAGCGGTCACCGGAGTCCCGACATGCCTGACGTGCCGAGCGTGCCACCCGTGAGCCGTCGCGAGACAGCGAGTGAGCCGGAGGAGGAGTCACCTTCGTGACCGTTGCAGGAGAAGGCCAAGTGCCTGTGGGCAAGCTCCTCGGCCAGCCGGCCCCGAAGCCGTCCCGGTGGCGGGCCGCGACGCGCTGGCGTGACTGGAGCCTTCCGGTCAAGCTGGGGGCGATCACCCTGATCCCCATCATCGTCGCGCTGGCTCTCGGCGGGGTCACCCTGGGCAGCCAGCTCGGCGAGGCAGACCGCTACGAGCGGGTCGACGCGCTCGTGAAGCTGGACACCTCGGCGGCGGCGCTGCTCGACGGCGTCCAGCGCGAGCGGGCGCTGACCGCCGACGCGCTCACCCAGGGCACCGGCGCGGCCTCCGCCGAGTTGCGCGAGGCGAGGGCGGCCGTCGACGCCGCGGCGGGCCCGGTCAACGCGGCAGCGGGACCGGCTGTCGAACTCGAACCCGGCATCGCTGGTCAGCGACAGGATGTCGCCGACCAGCTCGGCGGGCTCGCCGAACTCCGCGAGCGGGTCGGCGCGGGACAGGTCGGCCCCATCGAGGCCGTCACCGAGTACACGGCGCTGACCACCGCCCTGCTCAACCTGGACACCGCGCTGGTGAGCGGCATGGGCGACACCGAGATCGGCGCGACCCCCAGCGCGCTGCACAACCTGCTCGTCGCCAAGGAGGAGGTTTCCCTCCAGCAGGCCCTCATCGGGTACGGCATCGGCAGGAGTGGGCTCGCGCCAAGCGAGTTCAACCAGGTCCGCACCTCCGACGTGCGGCTGACCGACCGCCTCGCCGAGTTCGGCAGCGCCGCGACCGAGAGTCAGCGGCAGGATTTCGACAGCAGCGTGCGTGGCGAGGCATTCGACGAACGCGACCGGATCGTCAAGGGCGTGCTCGCCGCGCAGGACACCGGCAGCGGGGAGGCATTCCGGACCGAGACGGCCCAGCAATGGCGGGGCCTTTCCGGCTCGGTGTTCACCAGCATGGGCGAGGTCGGTGACCGGCTCGGCGGCCAGCTCGCCGCGACGGCGAGCGACCTCGCCGGCGGCGCGAGCACCACTGTCGTCGTGCTCGCTGTGTTGTTCGTCGTCGCGCTCCTGCTCGCCGCCGCCGTGGTCTTCCTGGTCACCCGCCAGCTTCTCCGCTCGCTCAAGGTGCTGCGCACCACGGCGCTCGACGTCGCGGAGCACGGGCTGCCGGAAGCGGTGCGCACCATCCAGGAGGGGCGTTCGCAAAGCGCGGAGCTCAGCCCGACCCCTGTCCACACCGACGACGAGATCGGCCAGGTGGCCAGGGCGTTCGACGCCGTGCACGCCGAAGCGCTGCGGCTCGCGGCCGAACAAGCGGGCATGCGCACCGGCTACGCCAGCGTCTTCGTCAACCTCTCCCGCAGGAGCCAGAGTCTCGTCCAGCGTCAGCTACAGCTCATCGAGCGGCTCGAACGCGACGAGGAGGATGCCGACCAGCTCGCGACGCTGTTCCAGCTCGACCATCTCGCGACCCGCATGCGGCGCAACAACGAGAACCTGATGGTGCTTTCCGGCGCCGAGCCCGGCCGCCGGTCCGGTCAGCCGGTCAGCGCCACCGACGTACTGCGTGCCGCCGTGTCGGAGATCGAGCAGTACCAGCGGGTCGTCGTGCAGACTCCGCCCTCGGTCAGGATCGTCGGTTACGCCGCTGGAGACCTCGTCCGGCTCGCGGCCGAACTCCTCGACAACGCCACCGCGTTCTCCGCGCCGGAGACACAGGTGACGGTGGCGACCAGGTTGATGGAGGACGGCTCGCTGACCGTCGACATCATGGACAAGGGCATCGGCATGAACGAGGCCGAGGTCGCCGAGGCCAACGCTCGCCTCACCGAGGCGGGTTCGGTCGATCTCGCGACCTCGCGCCGCATGGGGCTCTTCGTCGTCGGCAGGCTCGCCGGACGGCACAACTTCGGCGTCGTACTGCACGGCGGCAAGGACATCGTCGGCGTGCGGGCGACGGTGAGCGTGCCCGCGGAACTGGTGATGGGCGCGCAACAGCAACAACAGCCCTCCGGTACGAGTGCCCAGCAGGTACCGGCTGTCGCCGCCGTTCCGGAGACTCCGGCACAGCCTTCGGCGCCACATCCGGCGACCCCGTTGCCGCCGAAGACGCCGGGCGGGCTGCCCCGCAGGAAACCCAACGGCACCAGGCGGCCAGGTGTCCTGCAAGACCTCGCTGGTGGCGCTGTGCGGCAGTCGCCATCGGACACCGAGGTGTCGGGGACGGCGCTGTTCACGCCCATCGGCAAGGAAGAGCAGCAGCAGGCGAAAGAAGCGGCTCCGGCATGGCCGGACGCGGCGGACGAGGCGAGGGAGAAGGCCGAGTCCGAGTCGGCGGCGGAGGTGACCGCGGCCTTCGCGAAGCCGGACCTGGAAGAGCCAACGCCGGACGAGCGAACGGAATCCGAGCCGGAGACCGAGGGCGCGCTCGCGCGGAGCACTCCCACCGAACGCATCGACCCCACCGTGCACAGTGGACAGCCGGGTGCCGGGAGCGCGGCCACCAGGCCGGAGGACGAGCCGGAACCCGCGGCGCCGTCCTCGACCAAGGTCACCGCGAAGTCGGGCTCCCCGACGGCGGCCGCGAAGGCGCCGGAGGTGGATCCGCTCAGCGGTGAGGCGTTGTTCGAAGCCACCGGAACAGTGGTGAGTGACTGGTGGAGTGCGGCAACGACGGCGAGCGACGCCGAACGCAGGGCACAACGCGCGCGGTCGGTGTCCGAGACGACCCCGATCTTCGACGAGATGCTGTCCGCCTGGTTCAGGAGCGTCAGCGAATCGCCTTCGGAGACCTCGGGTGGCGCGAAGAAGGAGTGGGATTTCGCCGCCGACGAGCGGTGGCGCACCGTGCAGGCGGTGTCCCGCACCTCGCCATCGGATTACACGCAGGCGGGTTTGCCGCGCCGGAGGAAGGGCGAGCAGTTGCTGCCCGGCAGCGCCGCGGCAGGCCAGGCGAGCGCGAGTGCCGCGCGGGCCGCCGTGGCGAAGGCGCCGCCTCCGCCACAGCAGCCCAGCAGAGACCCCGCGGACGTACGGGGCAGGCTCAGCAGCTTCCAGCAAGGCGTCAGCAGGGGGCGCAGGCATCGGCAGGCGGAGTCAGCCACCCGGCAAGGCCGGTCCGCGGAGCAGGAGCGGCCGACGACGAGCGCGGGCCTGCCGCAACGGCAGCCACGCAAGCCAGCCCGGCAAGGGACGACGCCCCCGCCACAAGCCGAGGTACCGTCCCAGGCGG comes from the Prauserella marina genome and includes:
- a CDS encoding nitrate- and nitrite sensing domain-containing protein, whose amino-acid sequence is MTVAGEGQVPVGKLLGQPAPKPSRWRAATRWRDWSLPVKLGAITLIPIIVALALGGVTLGSQLGEADRYERVDALVKLDTSAAALLDGVQRERALTADALTQGTGAASAELREARAAVDAAAGPVNAAAGPAVELEPGIAGQRQDVADQLGGLAELRERVGAGQVGPIEAVTEYTALTTALLNLDTALVSGMGDTEIGATPSALHNLLVAKEEVSLQQALIGYGIGRSGLAPSEFNQVRTSDVRLTDRLAEFGSAATESQRQDFDSSVRGEAFDERDRIVKGVLAAQDTGSGEAFRTETAQQWRGLSGSVFTSMGEVGDRLGGQLAATASDLAGGASTTVVVLAVLFVVALLLAAAVVFLVTRQLLRSLKVLRTTALDVAEHGLPEAVRTIQEGRSQSAELSPTPVHTDDEIGQVARAFDAVHAEALRLAAEQAGMRTGYASVFVNLSRRSQSLVQRQLQLIERLERDEEDADQLATLFQLDHLATRMRRNNENLMVLSGAEPGRRSGQPVSATDVLRAAVSEIEQYQRVVVQTPPSVRIVGYAAGDLVRLAAELLDNATAFSAPETQVTVATRLMEDGSLTVDIMDKGIGMNEAEVAEANARLTEAGSVDLATSRRMGLFVVGRLAGRHNFGVVLHGGKDIVGVRATVSVPAELVMGAQQQQQPSGTSAQQVPAVAAVPETPAQPSAPHPATPLPPKTPGGLPRRKPNGTRRPGVLQDLAGGAVRQSPSDTEVSGTALFTPIGKEEQQQAKEAAPAWPDAADEAREKAESESAAEVTAAFAKPDLEEPTPDERTESEPETEGALARSTPTERIDPTVHSGQPGAGSAATRPEDEPEPAAPSSTKVTAKSGSPTAAAKAPEVDPLSGEALFEATGTVVSDWWSAATTASDAERRAQRARSVSETTPIFDEMLSAWFRSVSESPSETSGGAKKEWDFAADERWRTVQAVSRTSPSDYTQAGLPRRRKGEQLLPGSAAAGQASASAARAAVAKAPPPPQQPSRDPADVRGRLSSFQQGVSRGRRHRQAESATRQGRSAEQERPTTSAGLPQRQPRKPARQGTTPPPQAEVPSQAVSGSGSGQAPASEWAFAADERWSAVQAASQSGPPNYTAAGLPRRRKGAQLLPGSLSSAAGQASRPKAERDPADVRGRLSSFQQGIRRGRHRTAQASESSQEKVEGE